One bacterium genomic window carries:
- the coaE gene encoding dephospho-CoA kinase (Dephospho-CoA kinase (CoaE) performs the final step in coenzyme A biosynthesis.) — translation MTPDSLGKKKFFIGVTGRAGSGKTTFSHILKQMIISEGYACDLIDADSVAWKLYEKPDLKIKMLESFGNRIFSRKKLDRRKLGDIVFEDAAALNLLDSIIRPPLVKELTKMIASSKREIVILDAALLLDWTLAAKCDLLIGVLSHNDLSLERLEKKGIDFSRANRMLSLQRSEREFRDTCKVIVENYADLKRLTEQAKIIWANHILPVISKR, via the coding sequence ATTACGCCTGATTCTCTGGGAAAAAAGAAATTCTTTATTGGAGTTACCGGACGTGCAGGCTCAGGCAAAACAACATTTTCGCATATCCTTAAGCAGATGATAATCTCCGAAGGATACGCCTGCGATCTGATAGATGCCGACTCCGTTGCCTGGAAATTGTACGAGAAACCCGACTTGAAAATAAAAATGCTTGAATCCTTCGGGAATCGAATTTTTTCTCGCAAGAAACTGGACAGAAGAAAACTGGGTGATATAGTATTCGAGGACGCCGCAGCCTTAAATCTCCTCGATTCCATAATCCGACCTCCCCTTGTTAAAGAACTTACAAAAATGATTGCATCCTCGAAACGAGAAATCGTAATACTCGATGCCGCCTTGCTGCTTGACTGGACTCTCGCCGCAAAGTGTGATCTCCTTATTGGGGTTCTATCTCATAACGACTTATCCCTCGAAAGACTCGAAAAGAAAGGAATCGACTTTTCGAGAGCGAACCGGATGCTTTCCCTTCAGCGTTCTGAGAGAGAGTTCCGGGACACCTGCAAAGTGATTGTAGAAAACTACGCTGACCTTAAGAGGCTGACTGAACAGGCTAAGATTATATGGGCGAACCATATACTGCCAGTGATATCTAAAAGATAA
- a CDS encoding acyl carrier protein, which yields MALFDDVKNIIVEQLHVTPEKVTTEAKFIDDLGADSLDTVELIMAFEEKFSIEIPDEDAQKLETVGKAMEYLESKLKNK from the coding sequence ATGGCTCTATTTGACGACGTGAAAAACATAATAGTAGAACAGCTTCACGTGACCCCTGAAAAAGTTACCACCGAAGCAAAGTTCATTGATGACCTCGGCGCCGATTCACTGGACACCGTCGAGCTTATCATGGCTTTTGAAGAAAAGTTCTCCATCGAAATCCCTGATGAAGACGCCCAGAAGCTCGAAACTGTCGGAAAGGCAATGGAGTATCTGGAGTCCAAGCTTAAAAATAAGTAA
- the fabF gene encoding beta-ketoacyl-ACP synthase II: MNRRVVVSGVGMITSLGHDAPTTWEKLLAAENGIRRIENFDPSEIEVQIAGEVRDFDPTKRLDFKQAKRMDRFAQFAVWTSKEAVADSGLDFGKENPERTGVLIGAGMGGIIVWEREHEKFVNAGTATGAKRVSPLLIPMMIPDMASGLVSIEFGVRGPNYCTVSACSSGAHAVGDAFEIIKLGKADIMITGGTEAAITPFSISGFSNMMALSKRNHDPEHASRPFDAERDGFVIGEGSGILILEELEHARNRGAKIYAEVAGYGLTGDAFHMTAPDPEGRGPILAMRMAMEEAAVNKEDVEYINAHGTSTDLNDAMETRAIRNAFQEHADKLWISYSKSMIGHLLGGAGGVEAVISVLSIRDGKVHPTRNLEKPDPACDLDYVPGETREKEITSVISNSFGFGGHNVALLFKRFEN, encoded by the coding sequence ATGAACCGCCGAGTAGTAGTGTCGGGCGTCGGGATGATTACGTCTTTAGGCCACGACGCCCCCACCACCTGGGAAAAACTTCTTGCCGCAGAAAACGGCATACGCAGAATAGAGAATTTTGACCCAAGCGAGATAGAAGTTCAGATAGCGGGCGAGGTCCGTGACTTCGACCCCACGAAGCGGCTGGACTTCAAGCAGGCCAAAAGAATGGACCGCTTCGCCCAGTTTGCCGTCTGGACATCCAAGGAAGCGGTCGCCGATTCCGGTCTCGATTTCGGTAAGGAAAATCCTGAAAGAACGGGAGTCCTTATCGGTGCCGGGATGGGCGGAATAATAGTCTGGGAACGCGAACACGAGAAGTTCGTCAATGCAGGTACAGCAACGGGCGCTAAAAGGGTCTCCCCTCTTCTTATCCCGATGATGATACCGGACATGGCTTCGGGCCTTGTTTCTATTGAATTCGGAGTCCGTGGACCCAACTACTGCACAGTCTCCGCCTGTTCTTCTGGCGCACATGCCGTAGGCGATGCTTTCGAGATAATCAAGCTCGGCAAAGCCGACATCATGATAACGGGCGGAACCGAGGCGGCAATCACCCCTTTTTCGATTTCCGGGTTTTCGAATATGATGGCATTGTCGAAGCGCAACCACGATCCCGAGCATGCCTCAAGACCCTTCGACGCAGAACGCGACGGTTTCGTCATAGGAGAAGGAAGCGGCATCCTGATTCTTGAGGAACTGGAGCATGCAAGAAACCGCGGGGCAAAAATATATGCCGAAGTAGCAGGTTACGGTCTTACAGGAGATGCGTTCCATATGACCGCTCCGGATCCCGAGGGCAGGGGACCGATTCTTGCCATGCGCATGGCAATGGAAGAAGCGGCCGTTAATAAGGAAGATGTAGAATACATCAACGCTCACGGAACCTCAACCGACCTTAACGATGCGATGGAGACCAGGGCTATAAGGAATGCTTTCCAGGAGCATGCCGACAAGCTCTGGATATCCTACTCGAAATCGATGATAGGCCATCTGCTGGGCGGAGCCGGCGGTGTAGAAGCGGTAATATCAGTGCTTTCAATTCGGGACGGCAAGGTTCATCCCACGCGAAATCTTGAAAAACCGGACCCCGCCTGCGACCTTGACTACGTACCCGGAGAAACGAGAGAGAAGGAGATAACATCCGTCATCTCAAACTCATTCGGCTTTGGAGGGCACAACGTCGCTCTCCTGTTCAAGAGATTCGAAAACTGA
- a CDS encoding V-type ATP synthase subunit K — translation MGFDPIGLAAVVFGAACAATLAGIGSALGIRYAASVATGVLAEDPSKFGSVFILVALPGTQGFYGFLGAFLAIQKLGFLGGAGPSALTLWQGVQILFACLPVAFAGLVSAIFQGKVCAAGIEMAAKQPKESMKGVIYGALVETYAVLGLLITIFLLQGIKLA, via the coding sequence ATGGGATTTGATCCAATCGGTCTGGCTGCAGTAGTATTCGGTGCGGCATGCGCCGCAACACTTGCCGGAATAGGTTCGGCGCTCGGAATCCGATATGCGGCAAGCGTAGCAACAGGAGTTCTGGCTGAGGACCCATCCAAATTCGGGTCGGTATTCATTCTCGTGGCTCTTCCCGGCACACAGGGTTTCTACGGCTTTCTTGGCGCATTCCTGGCCATCCAGAAGCTCGGATTTCTGGGCGGGGCAGGGCCTTCAGCTCTCACGCTTTGGCAGGGAGTTCAGATACTTTTCGCCTGCCTGCCCGTAGCCTTCGCAGGCCTTGTTTCGGCCATATTCCAGGGCAAGGTTTGCGCTGCAGGCATCGAGATGGCCGCAAAGCAGCCCAAGGAATCCATGAAGGGCGTCATCTACGGCGCATTAGTCGAGACCTACGCCGTTCTCGGTCTTCTCATAACAATCTTCCTTCTGCAGGGCATCAAGCTGGCATAA
- a CDS encoding electron transfer flavoprotein subunit beta/FixA family protein yields MKFIVCIKQVPDTTEVRVNPETNTLVREGVPSVVNPLDLYAVEEALLLKEQVGGEIVAISMGPPQAEEALREVISMGVDSAILISDRKFAGADTWATSLTLATAIKKIGGFDLILTGKQAADGDTAQVGPGIAEFLDLPQATFVRKVDALDLQSGKITVESMWEEGSEKLELPLPCVVTTVKEINEPRLPSLRGKMAAKKAEIPVWKFEDLGLQENEIGLAGSPTQVVKVFPPPPRTKGELYADKEAPDAARIVADKLKEKGFF; encoded by the coding sequence ATGAAATTCATCGTATGCATTAAACAGGTGCCTGATACTACCGAAGTTCGGGTAAATCCGGAAACTAATACCCTCGTGCGCGAGGGCGTGCCTTCCGTAGTAAATCCCTTAGACCTCTATGCGGTCGAAGAGGCGCTGCTTCTAAAAGAACAGGTTGGAGGCGAGATTGTAGCCATATCGATGGGGCCCCCCCAGGCGGAGGAAGCCCTGAGAGAAGTCATCTCGATGGGTGTAGACAGCGCGATTCTCATATCCGACCGCAAGTTCGCGGGCGCGGATACCTGGGCAACATCCTTAACTCTTGCCACCGCAATCAAGAAGATAGGCGGTTTCGACCTGATACTGACAGGCAAGCAGGCCGCTGACGGCGATACCGCCCAGGTAGGCCCTGGGATAGCGGAGTTTCTCGACCTTCCCCAGGCTACCTTCGTGCGGAAAGTGGACGCTCTTGATTTGCAATCGGGAAAGATAACGGTTGAATCCATGTGGGAGGAGGGTTCCGAAAAACTCGAACTCCCTCTCCCCTGCGTTGTCACGACAGTCAAGGAGATAAACGAGCCAAGGCTTCCGAGCCTTAGAGGCAAGATGGCGGCAAAGAAAGCCGAGATACCTGTATGGAAGTTCGAAGACCTCGGGCTCCAAGAGAACGAAATAGGGCTTGCCGGATCGCCGACGCAGGTCGTAAAGGTCTTCCCCCCTCCGCCGAGAACGAAGGGCGAGCTTTATGCTGACAAAGAAGCGCCTGATGCAGCAAGGATTGTGGCCGATAAGCTCAAAGAGAAAGGGTTCTTCTGA
- a CDS encoding 4Fe-4S binding protein translates to MALKIDYDLCTLCGACVPACPFAALELKDRLYVLETCTLCGACVPVCPVSALSLEEVGRSGTVDTADWHGVWVFAEQRNSVIEPSTFELLGAARSLASDLGEKVTAVLLGADVKSPETLLKAGADEVLYVKNATLAHFGLEPYAAVIASLISERRPEIMLGAATFIGRSLLPRIAIKVHAGLTADCTGLDIDKSKRLLLQTRPAFGGNIMATIICPNHRPQMATVRPKVMKPLAEPYDSKGTVTEIAADLPENRVKFLDFIVDQSSHVNIAAADIIVSGGRGLSDPKNFALVEELAEILGGAVGASRSAVDAGWINYSHQVGQTGRTVGPKLYIALGISGAIQHLVGMQSSDFIVAVNKDPNAPIFKVADLGIVGDVFEIVPKLIAEIKARKGA, encoded by the coding sequence ATGGCTCTGAAGATTGATTACGATTTATGCACCCTTTGCGGAGCGTGTGTTCCCGCATGTCCATTCGCCGCGTTGGAGCTAAAGGACAGGCTTTACGTTTTAGAAACATGCACCCTTTGCGGAGCGTGCGTGCCGGTTTGTCCGGTCTCAGCGCTCTCTCTGGAGGAAGTAGGACGTTCTGGAACGGTTGATACCGCAGACTGGCACGGTGTATGGGTCTTTGCCGAACAGAGGAACTCCGTGATCGAGCCTTCAACCTTTGAACTTTTGGGCGCCGCCCGAAGCCTGGCATCCGATTTAGGAGAGAAGGTTACAGCCGTTCTGCTTGGAGCGGATGTAAAGTCGCCCGAAACGCTCCTCAAGGCAGGAGCAGACGAAGTCCTGTACGTTAAGAACGCGACGCTTGCCCATTTCGGACTCGAACCCTATGCGGCGGTGATAGCAAGTCTCATTTCGGAAAGAAGACCCGAGATAATGCTCGGCGCCGCAACATTCATTGGCCGCTCGCTTCTGCCGAGGATTGCAATTAAGGTCCACGCCGGTCTGACGGCAGACTGCACCGGTCTGGATATCGATAAGTCCAAGCGCCTGCTTCTGCAGACGCGGCCCGCTTTCGGCGGAAACATAATGGCCACAATCATCTGCCCCAACCACCGTCCCCAGATGGCTACGGTAAGGCCCAAGGTGATGAAGCCCCTTGCCGAACCTTACGATTCCAAGGGAACCGTAACTGAGATTGCGGCTGATTTGCCAGAAAACCGGGTTAAATTTCTTGATTTTATAGTTGACCAGAGTTCTCACGTAAACATTGCAGCGGCCGATATAATAGTATCAGGAGGAAGGGGCCTTAGCGACCCGAAGAACTTCGCGCTTGTGGAAGAACTGGCCGAGATACTGGGAGGAGCGGTCGGAGCGTCCCGCTCGGCAGTCGATGCAGGCTGGATTAATTATTCTCATCAGGTCGGCCAAACAGGACGCACGGTGGGCCCCAAGCTGTATATCGCGCTCGGGATATCTGGTGCAATCCAGCATCTTGTAGGAATGCAGTCTTCGGATTTCATCGTCGCAGTCAACAAGGACCCGAATGCGCCGATATTTAAGGTCGCAGACCTCGGCATAGTCGGCGATGTATTCGAAATTGTTCCCAAACTTATTGCCGAGATTAAAGCCCGCAAGGGCGCCTAG